The genomic region CCCCCGGGTGTACCCACAGCCGTTCACCCGCAACGGCATGACGGTCATCCCGCTGACCCGCAAACCAGGCGGGCTCCAGGCGTTCAAACAGATCCTCCCCGCGGGCCCGACCGATCGCGAACCCGATCCCCGCTCACACGAGGGGTACCACTGGCTGTACGTCCTCAACGGACGACTGCGCCTCGTACTCGCCGACCAGGACCTCGTGCTCACCACGGGCGAAGTCGCCGAGTTCGACACCCACCTCCCGCACTGGTTCGGCAACGCCGACGAACGGCCGGTGGAGTTCCTGAGCATCCTCGGCCCTCAGGGCGAACGCTTCCACATCAGAGCTCGCTACCGACGCGACTGACCTCCGGCCCCACTCCGCTGTCCGGACGCCGATCAGGTCTGTGCCATGTCCACGAAGCGCGAGTAGTGGCCCTGGAAGGCGACCGTGATCGTGGCCGTCGGGCCGTTTCGGTGCTTGCCCACGATGATGTCCGCCTCGCCCGCGCGCGGCGACTCCTTCTCGTACGCGTCCTCGCGGTGCAGCAGGATCACCATGTCCGCGTCCTGCTCGATCGACCCGGATTCACGCAGGTCGGAGACCATGGGCTTCTTGTCCGTGCGCTGCTCGGGGCCACGGTTCAGCTGTGAGAGCGCGATCACCGGCAGCTCCAGCTCCTTGGCCAGCAGCTTGAGGTTTCGCGACATGTCGGAAACTTCCTGCTGTCGGCTCTCGGACCGCTTGCCGCCCGACTGCATCAGCTGCAGATAGTCGATGATGACGAGCTTGAGGTCGCTGCGCTGCTTGAGACGGCGGCACTTGGCACGGATTTCCATCATCGACAGGTTCGGAGAGTCGTCGATGTAGAGCGGAGCGGCCGAGACATCCGGCATCCGGCGCGCGAGCCGGGTCCAGTCCTCGTCGGTCATCGTCCCGGAACGCATGTGGTGAAGGGCCACGCGCGCCTCGGCGGACAGCAGACGCATCGCGATCTCGTTGCGGCCCATTTCGAGCGAGAAGATCACGCTCGGCATGTTGTGCTTGATCGAGCAAGCTCGTGCGAAGTCCAGCGCCAGCGTCGACTTACCCATGGCGGGACGGGCCGCGATGATGATCATCTGGCCCGGGTGCAGACCGTTCGTGAGCTGGTCGAGGTCGGTGAAGCCCGTCGGTACACCGGTCATCTCCCCCGACCGCGAACCGATCGCCTCGATCTCGTCGAGCGCGCCCTCCATGATGTCGCCGAGCGGCAGATAGTCCTCGGTGGTGCGCTGCTCGGTGACTGCGTAGATCTCGGCCTGGGCGCTGTTGACGATCTCGTCCACGTCGCCGTCGGCCGCGTAACCCATCTGCGTGATGCGGGTACCGGCCTCGACCAAGCGGCGCAGCACAGCCCGTTCGTGGACGATCTCCGCGTAGTACTCGGCGTTCGCCGCCGTCGGGACCGTCTGGACCAGGGTGTGCAGATACGAGGCGCCGCCGACCTTGGTGATCTCGCCGCGCTTGGTGAGCTCGGCGGCGACCGTGATCGGGTCGGCCGGCTCGCCCTTCGCGTAGAGGTCGAGGATCGAGCCGTAGATGGTCTCGTGGGCCGGACGGTAGAAGTCATGGCCCTTGAGCACCTCGACGACGTCGGCGATGGCGTCCTTCGAGAGCAGCATGCCGCCGAGAACGGACTGCTCCGCATCCAGGTCCTGCGGCGGCACGCGCTCGAAGGCCGAACCTCCGCCGTCCCAGGCTCCGTTGTCCGGTCCACGGTCGTGCTGATCGTCTCTGCTCCGGCCACCGTCGCGGCGCTGGCGGGAGGCGGGCAGACGATCACTGGGACCGCTGTCGGCCCACGGATCGTCCAAGGGCTCGGAAATACTCACCGGGCCACCTCCTCCCGTCCGCCGAGCGGACCTCGCCGTGCCCCTCATTCCTACGGCACGACACTGACAAATAAGATGCCCAACTCCGGTTCTGACGCGTCGGTTTTGTGAGGTTTCCGAGGACGGAGGAGCGAGCGGGCGCCGCCCCACGGTAGGCCCGCGGGCACCGTCAGCCAATCTGGTTATCCACAGGCCATGTGGACGACGGCCCCGATGCTGTGGAGAACCCAGCAAAACCTGTGCACGACCCGGTGGACAGGCCTGTGAACAAGCACTCAGCTCTTTTCTCGCACCCGCTCTGACCTGCATGTACGCCGTCCACTGGCTGTGTAGAAGAAAAACTTTCCCGACCGGATCAAGATCGCCGCGAATAGCGCGAGGCGGCGCACCCCACGAGAGCATTAGTAAGGGGCACTAGCTACTTGCGTCTCTTACCTGTGGAAGATTAGATTGATGCCCATGACACAGGCTCCCGCGGCACCCAAGGCCGCCCGGCGTCGGCATGACCGAGAGATCGTCGCGCTTGCCGTTCCGGCCTTCGGCGCACTCATCGCCGAGCCTCTCTTTCTCATGGTCGACACCGCGATCGTCGGACATCTCGGCACCGCACAACTCGCCGGTCTCGGCATCGCCTCGGCCCTCCTCGCCACAGCCGTGAGCATCTTCGTCTTCCTCGCGTACGCCACCACGGCAGCCGTCGCCCGACGGGTTGGCGCGGGCGACCTCCAGGCCGCGATCCGACAAGGCATGGACGGCATCTGGCTGGCCCTGCTGCTCGGCACCGCTGTCATCGCTATCGTCCTGCCCACCGCTCCCGCTCTGGTGGAACTCTTCGGCGCCTCGGACACCGCCGCCCCGTACGCCACCACCTATCTGCGCATCTCGGCCCTCGGCATCCCCGCGATGCTCGTCGTCCTCGCCGCCACCGGCGTCCTCCGTGGCCTACAGGACACAAAGACACCCCTGTACGTCGCCGTCGCGGGCTTCGTCGCCAACGGCGCCCTCAACGTAGGCCTTGTCTACGGCGCCGATCTCGGCATCGCCGGCTCCGCCTGGGGAACCGTCATCGCCCAGTGCGGCATGGCCGCGGCGTACCTTCTCGTGGTGATCCGCGGGGCACGGAAGCACGGGGCATCCCTGCGACCCGACGCCGCCGGGATACGCGCCTGCGCCCAAGCCGGTGTACCGCTACTGCTTCGCACTCTGTCGTTGCGCGCGGTCCTGATGATCGCCACCGCCGTCGCCGCTCGCCTCGGAGACACCGATGTCGCCGCGCACCAGATCATTCTGTCGCTGTGGAGTCTGCTCGCCTTCGCCCTCGACGCCATCGCCATCGCGGGACAGGCCATCATTGGCCGCTATCTCGGCGCGGGAGACGCCCAGGGGGCCCGTGAAGCGTGCCGTCGCATGGTGGAGTGGGGCATCGCCGTCGGTGTCGTGCTCGGCGGGCTGGTGATCGTCAGCCGTCCTCTGTTCCTGCCGCTCTTCACCAGTGACTCCATCGTCCATGACACCGCGCTGCCCGCCCTGCTCATGGTGGCGCTCTCCCAGCCGATCTGCGGGATCGTCTTCGTCCTGGACGGCGTGCTGATGGGAGCGGGGGACGGCCCGTATCTCGCATGGGCCATGATTCTCACCCTGGCGGTCTTCGCTCCGGTCGCACTGCTCGTGCCGGTGTTCGGCGGCGGGCTGACCGCTCTCTGGGGAGCAATGACCCTCATGATGACCGTGCGGATGCTGACTCTGTGGCTGCGCACCCGCTCGGGACGCTGGGTCGTCACAGGCGCCACGCGCTGAGCACACCCGTTCCGGCGCCGCGTTGGTGCGTGACTCCACTCGGTTTCACGTGAAACAACGATCGTTCCGCACCGTTCACCGACAACAACTGCGCTCTGTTTCACGTGAAACATCGGCGTCCCGCGAGCCCTCCCCAGCGGTGCTCCCGTCCGGGAAGCTCCGGCAAACGTGTGGGGCCGCACCCTTGAGGGTGCGGCCCCACACGTACTGCTTCAACCGGCGCAGCGCTTACGCGGCGACGACCTCGATGTTGACCTTGGCGGCAACCTCGGGGTGCAGACGCACGGACGTCTCGTGAGCGCCCAGCGTCTTGATCGGCGAGCCCAGCTCAATGCGGCGCTTGTCGACATCGGGGCCACCGGAAGCCTTGATCGCCGAGGCGACGTCGGCCGGGGTGACGGAACCGAAGAGACGACCGGCGTCGCCGGAGCGAACGGCCAGACGGACCTTCACACCTTCGAGGCGGGCCTTGATCTCGTTGGCCTGCTCGATGGTCTGGATCTCGTGGATCTTGCGAGCACGACGAATCTGCTCGACGTCCTTCTCGCCACCCTTGGTCCAACGGATCGCGAAGTTCCGCGGGATCAGGTAGTTGCGAGCGTAGCCGTCCTTGACGTCGACGACGTCGCCCGCGGCACCGAGGCCGGAGACCTCGTGGGTGAGGATGATCTTCATGAGTCGGTCACCCTTCCCTTATCGCGCGGTGGAGGTGTAGGGCAGCAGCGCCATCTCACGGCTGTTCTTCACAGCCGTGGCGACGTCACGCTGGTGCTGCGTGCAGTTGCCGGTCACGCGGCGGGCACGGATCTTGCCGCGGTCGGAAATGAACTTCCGCAGCATGTTCGTGTCCTTGTAGTCCACGTACGTGACCTTGTCCTTGCA from Streptomyces sp. NBC_00878 harbors:
- a CDS encoding helix-turn-helix domain-containing protein; translation: MSGEFDAVLAAVGPRLRELRRRSGATLTALSETTGIAVSTLSRLESGHRKPGLELLLPLTRAYQMPLDELIGSPAGLDPRVYPQPFTRNGMTVIPLTRKPGGLQAFKQILPAGPTDREPDPRSHEGYHWLYVLNGRLRLVLADQDLVLTTGEVAEFDTHLPHWFGNADERPVEFLSILGPQGERFHIRARYRRD
- the dnaB gene encoding replicative DNA helicase, yielding MSISEPLDDPWADSGPSDRLPASRQRRDGGRSRDDQHDRGPDNGAWDGGGSAFERVPPQDLDAEQSVLGGMLLSKDAIADVVEVLKGHDFYRPAHETIYGSILDLYAKGEPADPITVAAELTKRGEITKVGGASYLHTLVQTVPTAANAEYYAEIVHERAVLRRLVEAGTRITQMGYAADGDVDEIVNSAQAEIYAVTEQRTTEDYLPLGDIMEGALDEIEAIGSRSGEMTGVPTGFTDLDQLTNGLHPGQMIIIAARPAMGKSTLALDFARACSIKHNMPSVIFSLEMGRNEIAMRLLSAEARVALHHMRSGTMTDEDWTRLARRMPDVSAAPLYIDDSPNLSMMEIRAKCRRLKQRSDLKLVIIDYLQLMQSGGKRSESRQQEVSDMSRNLKLLAKELELPVIALSQLNRGPEQRTDKKPMVSDLRESGSIEQDADMVILLHREDAYEKESPRAGEADIIVGKHRNGPTATITVAFQGHYSRFVDMAQT
- a CDS encoding MATE family efflux transporter, coding for MTQAPAAPKAARRRHDREIVALAVPAFGALIAEPLFLMVDTAIVGHLGTAQLAGLGIASALLATAVSIFVFLAYATTAAVARRVGAGDLQAAIRQGMDGIWLALLLGTAVIAIVLPTAPALVELFGASDTAAPYATTYLRISALGIPAMLVVLAATGVLRGLQDTKTPLYVAVAGFVANGALNVGLVYGADLGIAGSAWGTVIAQCGMAAAYLLVVIRGARKHGASLRPDAAGIRACAQAGVPLLLRTLSLRAVLMIATAVAARLGDTDVAAHQIILSLWSLLAFALDAIAIAGQAIIGRYLGAGDAQGAREACRRMVEWGIAVGVVLGGLVIVSRPLFLPLFTSDSIVHDTALPALLMVALSQPICGIVFVLDGVLMGAGDGPYLAWAMILTLAVFAPVALLVPVFGGGLTALWGAMTLMMTVRMLTLWLRTRSGRWVVTGATR
- the rplI gene encoding 50S ribosomal protein L9; the encoded protein is MKIILTHEVSGLGAAGDVVDVKDGYARNYLIPRNFAIRWTKGGEKDVEQIRRARKIHEIQTIEQANEIKARLEGVKVRLAVRSGDAGRLFGSVTPADVASAIKASGGPDVDKRRIELGSPIKTLGAHETSVRLHPEVAAKVNIEVVAA
- the rpsR gene encoding 30S ribosomal protein S18, coding for MAKPPVRKPKKKVCAFCKDKVTYVDYKDTNMLRKFISDRGKIRARRVTGNCTQHQRDVATAVKNSREMALLPYTSTAR